In Alicyclobacillus macrosporangiidus CPP55, a single window of DNA contains:
- a CDS encoding peptidoglycan-binding protein: MNRKVWMALCAAAGAVMAGSPAVWAPVAVYAQEPVLHLGDHGPAVADLQNALKAAGYYSGAVDGSFGAATLNAVKSFQKANGLPADGVVGTGTWSALTSRKFQPMQILLNGQVISTPSGFAWQGTTYMPIWYLQQALTKLGILSTWDGTYWNLQVPASMHADLSNIQIGTGAQVLEINGTPVKRVNGIASKDPAGGSMTTYMPIWYLMGLLDRLGVQHNWDGSHWNMTTQQSYYAYTADGKVVGGPYSTLDAAKAAIAGIPGGVIKDGAGNVVFSEAGFAAYTSPAQDPVVLPTLDAAKQRISGASTGFVVDLTTHKVVQFPQNYYYLNSNGSFVSTVYGWIGAAPPSFAKPGERYIALDVNPGHSPHLSQFYLLSQSDGTYVGKLLGTYENPFRTVDLRFPAPAGVTAQAIDQWFADNGSPLQGLGDSFIRAQQRYGVDAAYLAAHAVLETGWGKSAIMQAKNNLFGYGAYDADPGHAAGTFPSADYSIQFAAWFVRNGYLDADGQHFYQWPTLDGMNEHYATDPAWSQKIATLMADLSQSAQVAPGSFPQYVAGQSAPAPQSSDEPVFRMPGALGVVQANPYGNLPVWSDPSQGADQMFPGDLKLGDGGNGVKLLQQALNRASGAGLQTDGAFGPLTQSALITYQQAHGLPATGVCDIRTWQSLIPTPAQSIPQGVQVTVDQAREGMVGNLPTEWYHVTAGGVSGWVDSAYIALTNVYRAISNGSSMVNLYSAPSRSAQVLAKVHSGDWLVCSNPTPAGGFIAVQFVDQNQPSASPVTAYVDASAAQLVALPAPTSN; this comes from the coding sequence GTGAATAGAAAGGTTTGGATGGCGCTGTGCGCGGCTGCGGGCGCCGTGATGGCCGGATCTCCCGCGGTGTGGGCGCCAGTGGCCGTCTACGCCCAGGAACCGGTGCTCCACCTGGGCGATCACGGCCCGGCGGTGGCGGACCTGCAGAACGCGCTCAAGGCTGCCGGGTATTACAGCGGGGCGGTGGACGGTTCCTTCGGTGCGGCGACGTTGAACGCTGTGAAATCGTTTCAAAAGGCCAACGGCCTGCCGGCGGACGGCGTGGTCGGAACGGGGACTTGGAGCGCATTGACGTCGCGCAAGTTTCAGCCGATGCAGATTCTCCTCAATGGTCAAGTGATCTCGACGCCCTCCGGGTTTGCGTGGCAGGGGACCACGTACATGCCCATCTGGTATCTGCAGCAGGCCTTGACGAAGCTTGGCATTCTGAGCACATGGGACGGGACGTACTGGAATCTCCAGGTACCCGCGTCGATGCACGCCGATCTCAGCAACATCCAGATCGGCACCGGCGCGCAGGTGCTCGAGATCAACGGAACGCCGGTCAAGCGGGTCAACGGCATCGCGAGCAAAGACCCGGCGGGCGGAAGCATGACGACCTACATGCCTATCTGGTACTTGATGGGGCTCCTCGACCGGTTGGGCGTCCAGCATAACTGGGACGGTTCCCACTGGAACATGACCACCCAGCAGTCCTACTACGCGTACACGGCTGACGGGAAGGTGGTGGGCGGCCCGTACTCAACCCTCGATGCGGCCAAGGCGGCCATCGCGGGCATCCCGGGTGGGGTGATCAAGGACGGGGCAGGCAATGTGGTCTTCTCGGAAGCCGGTTTTGCTGCGTATACATCGCCGGCCCAGGACCCGGTGGTGTTGCCGACGCTGGATGCGGCGAAGCAGCGGATCAGCGGAGCGAGCACCGGTTTCGTGGTCGACCTGACCACGCACAAGGTCGTCCAGTTTCCCCAAAATTACTACTACCTGAATAGCAACGGGTCGTTTGTCAGCACCGTCTACGGATGGATCGGCGCGGCCCCGCCGAGCTTCGCAAAGCCGGGCGAGCGCTACATCGCCCTGGACGTCAATCCCGGACACTCGCCGCATCTCTCGCAATTCTATCTTCTCTCCCAGAGCGACGGGACGTATGTCGGCAAGCTCCTCGGTACATACGAGAATCCATTCCGCACGGTCGATCTCCGTTTCCCCGCTCCTGCAGGCGTGACGGCGCAGGCCATTGACCAGTGGTTCGCCGACAACGGCTCCCCCCTGCAGGGCCTGGGCGATTCGTTCATTCGGGCGCAGCAGCGCTACGGGGTGGATGCCGCCTATCTGGCTGCCCACGCCGTGCTGGAGACGGGCTGGGGCAAGAGCGCCATCATGCAGGCCAAGAACAACCTCTTTGGGTACGGGGCGTACGACGCCGATCCGGGACACGCGGCGGGGACGTTCCCGTCGGCGGACTACTCCATCCAGTTCGCGGCGTGGTTCGTACGCAATGGGTATCTGGACGCGGACGGGCAGCACTTTTACCAATGGCCGACGCTCGACGGGATGAACGAGCATTACGCCACCGATCCCGCGTGGTCGCAGAAGATCGCCACCCTGATGGCCGATCTGTCCCAGTCCGCTCAGGTGGCCCCGGGATCGTTCCCTCAGTATGTCGCAGGCCAGTCCGCGCCGGCACCGCAGTCGTCGGATGAGCCGGTGTTTCGGATGCCGGGCGCCCTTGGGGTGGTGCAGGCGAACCCGTACGGCAACTTGCCGGTGTGGAGCGACCCGTCCCAGGGGGCGGACCAGATGTTCCCCGGCGATCTGAAACTCGGGGACGGCGGTAACGGGGTAAAGCTGCTGCAGCAGGCCCTGAACCGGGCGAGCGGCGCGGGCCTCCAGACCGACGGGGCGTTCGGCCCCCTGACGCAGAGCGCGCTCATCACGTATCAACAGGCGCATGGCCTGCCAGCCACCGGCGTGTGCGATATCCGCACGTGGCAGAGCCTCATCCCCACCCCGGCGCAGTCGATTCCGCAGGGGGTACAGGTGACGGTCGACCAGGCGCGCGAAGGCATGGTGGGCAACCTGCCGACGGAGTGGTACCACGTGACGGCGGGCGGCGTGTCCGGTTGGGTGGACTCCGCGTACATCGCGCTCACCAACGTGTACCGCGCCATCTCGAACGGATCGAGCATGGTCAACCTCTACAGTGCTCCAAGCCGATCCGCGCAGGTGTTGGCGAAGGTGCACAGCGGAGACTGGTTGGTCTGTTCGAATCCCACCCCCGCCGGCGGGTTCATCGCGGTGCAGTTCGTGGATCAGAACCAACCTTCTGCATCTCCGGTGACCGCCTATGTGGACGCGAGTGCGGCGCAACTCGTCGCACTGCCTGCCCCGACAAGCAATTGA